Proteins encoded together in one Centropristis striata isolate RG_2023a ecotype Rhode Island chromosome 6, C.striata_1.0, whole genome shotgun sequence window:
- the rpl4 gene encoding 60S ribosomal protein L4 gives MACARPLISVYSEKGESAGKNVVMPAVFKAPIRPDVVNFVHTNMRKNNRQPYAVSELAGHQTSAESWGTGRAVARIPRVRGGGTHRSGQGAFGNMCRGGRMFAPTKTWRRWHRRINTTQKRYAICSAVAASAIPALVMSKGHRIEEIPEVPLVVEDKVEGYKKTKEAVLLLKKLKAWNDIKKVYASQRMRAGKGKMRNRRRIQRRGPCIIYNQDAGVTKAFRNIPGITLQNVNKLNLLRLAPGGHVGRFCIWTESAFRKLDELYGTWRKPASLKVGYNLPMHKMTNTDLSRILKSEEIQKALRTPSKKINRRVLKKNPLKNLRIMLKLNPYAKTARRLAILKHDPTIKAKMLKPKRKPGKKGAPAKPKATA, from the exons ATG GCCTGTGCCCGACCCCTGATCTCGGTTTATTCCGAGAAAGGAGAATCCGCAGGCAAAAATGTTGTCATGCCTGCTGTGTTCAAGGCCCCTATTCGCCCAGATGTGGTGAATTTTGTGCACACAAACATGCGCAAGAACAACCGCCAGCCTTATGCAGTCAGTGAACTGGCAG GGCACCAGACCAGTGCAGAGTCCTGGGGTACAGGAAGAGCTGTGGCCCGTATCCCTCGTGTGAGAGGTGGTGGTACTCACCGCTCTGGCCAGGGTGCTTTTGGAAAT ATGTGTCGTGGAGGTCGCATGTTTGCCCCCACCAAAACCTGGCGCCGCTGGCACCGCAGGATCAACACAACCCAGAAGCGCTATGCCATCTGCTCTGCTGTGGCTGCCTCTGCCATTCCTGCACTGGTGATGTCCAAAG GACACCGCATTGAGGAAATCCCTGAGGTCCCACTGGTGGTTGAAGACAAAGTTGAGGGATACAAGAAGACCAAGGAGGCAGTGCTCCTGCTGAAGAAGCTGAAAGCCTGGAACGACATCAAGAAG GTCTACGCCTCTCAGCGCATGCGTGCCGGTAAAGGTAAGATGAGGAATCGCAGACGCATCCAACGCAGAGGACCATGCATCATCTACAACCAAGACGCTGGTGTCACCAAAGCCTTCAGAAATATCCCAG GCATCACTCTTCAGAACGTGAACAAACTGAACCTCCTGAGGCTCGCCCCTGGTGGTCACGTTGGGCGCTTCTGCATCTGGACCGAGAGTGCTTTCCGCAAGCTGGATGAGCTGTACGGCACCTGGCGTAAACCTGCTTCCCTGAAGGTCGGCTACAA CCTGCCCATGCACAAGATGACCAACACAGACCTGAGCAGGATTCTGAAGAGTGAGGAGATCCAGAAAGCACTTCGTACACCAAG CAAGAAGATCAACCGCAGAGTACTGAAGAAGAATCCTCTGAAGAATCTGAGGATAATGCTCAAACTGAACCCTTATGCCAAGACTGCAAGACGTCTTGCTATCCTCAAGCATGACCCTACT ATCAAGGCTAAGATGCTGAAGCCCAAGAGGAAGCCTGGAAAGAAGGGAGCACCTGCTAAACCCAAAGCCACGGCATAA